A region of the Acidobacteriota bacterium genome:
GCGACCGATGATTCCCGCCCGCTCGGTAACGCTCAACGCGCCGCGTGAGTCGAGCAGGTTGAACAGATGCGAACACTTAAGAACCAGTTCATAAGTGGGCAGGACGGGGAAGCGGCCTCGTGCCACATCATCGTCCTTGATTTCAGCAAACGCCGCTAGCAGGCGCTTCGCTTCCTTCTCATAAAGATTAAACTGCGCCCAGAGCATCTCCACGTCGGCCATCTCGAATTGATAGACGGAAAACTGCAACTCCTCGCGCCAGCGAACCTGCCCGTATGAAGTGGTCTCGTTCCAGCGCAGCGAGTAGACGCTATCCACGTCCTGCAGGAAGGCCGCGATGCGCTCGATGCCGTAGGTCAGCTCGACGGAGATGGGATTCAGATCAATGCCGCCACACTGCTGGAAGTAAGTGAACTGCGTGATCTCAAGTCCATCCAGCATCACCTGCCAGCCGAGTCCCCACGCGCCCAGCGTGGGATTTTCCCAGTTGTCTTCCTCAAACTTCAGATCGTGATCGCGCAGGCGAATGCCCAGCGTCCCCAGACTTTGCAGATAGAGGTCCTGAATGTCAGAGGGCGGCGGCTTCAGGATCACCTGCATCTGCATGTGCTTGTAAAGGCGATTGGGATTCTCGCCGTAACGCCCGTCATCGGGACGGCGGCTCGGTTGGACGTAAGCCACGCGATAGGGATCTGGGCCGAGCGCGCGCAGAAACGTCTCCGGGCTGCTGGTGCCCGCGCCCACTTCCATATCAAAAGGTTGCTGCAGGATGCAGCCGAGCTCGGCCCAGTAGGCGCTCAAGTCGAGGATCAGGCTCTGCAGTGTGCGCGCTGGGGAAGTTTTCTTGTTGGCAGGCAAGTGTTTATTCTTTCGTGGCGCTGTGAATCAGCAATCGTTGAATTCCCAAACCAGTCGTCATTCCGAGCGTAGCGAGGAACCTGCTTTTCGCCCGATCATCCCATCTCGTCCAACTGGCGGCTGGTAACCAGCTTGCGCTCCAAGTGGCGTTCCATCTGCTGGCCAAGAAACCTGCGCAGTTCCGCGCCGGTTGAGCGGGTCCAGCCTTCCTGCTGGATCTCCGCCAAAGGTGCGGTCAGCATACTGCGGGCTAACGCGCGCGAGGCCGGGTCGAGCGTCCAACTGTCCTCGCCACGGCAATTGCGGCAGAGCAGGCCATCCCATTGCGGACGAAACCAGCAATGCTGGTCGGTGGCGATCTCCTCGTGGCAGCGGATACATTCTCCGAATGGCGGCAGAAATCCCGCCAGCCGCACCGCCCATAGATCGAAATAAGTCAGCGGCCGCCAGATGTCTCCCGTGCGACCGATCTCCGTGCTGACCAGCGCCACGAGGCGGAAGAACGGCTCATTCGGTTCATGCTCGGGCAGCATCAGTTCGCAGACTTCGGAGATGCAACTGCCGCCCACGATCTGCTCATAACTGGGTTGCGCGCCGCAAAACGATTCCAGCAGGTCGCACGCTTCCAGCCGGGCCATCCCGCCGTGTGGCTTCTCCGCGTAGCGCAGCCGCACATGGGAGAGCATTTCCAGCGATGCGCCAAACCGCTTCACGCTGCGCCGGGCGTATGGCGCTACTCCGCGCAGACGTCCTTCGGAGCGGGAGAAAAAACTGACGA
Encoded here:
- the recO gene encoding DNA repair protein RecO: MAAKETEAIILRTWPLQEADKIVSFFSRSEGRLRGVAPYARRSVKRFGASLEMLSHVRLRYAEKPHGGMARLEACDLLESFCGAQPSYEQIVGGSCISEVCELMLPEHEPNEPFFRLVALVSTEIGRTGDIWRPLTYFDLWAVRLAGFLPPFGECIRCHEEIATDQHCWFRPQWDGLLCRNCRGEDSWTLDPASRALARSMLTAPLAEIQQEGWTRSTGAELRRFLGQQMERHLERKLVTSRQLDEMG
- a CDS encoding glycine--tRNA ligase subunit alpha, producing the protein MPANKKTSPARTLQSLILDLSAYWAELGCILQQPFDMEVGAGTSSPETFLRALGPDPYRVAYVQPSRRPDDGRYGENPNRLYKHMQMQVILKPPPSDIQDLYLQSLGTLGIRLRDHDLKFEEDNWENPTLGAWGLGWQVMLDGLEITQFTYFQQCGGIDLNPISVELTYGIERIAAFLQDVDSVYSLRWNETTSYGQVRWREELQFSVYQFEMADVEMLWAQFNLYEKEAKRLLAAFAEIKDDDVARGRFPVLPTYELVLKCSHLFNLLDSRGALSVTERAGIIGRVRQLACGVAAAYMQQPRIEIPQQRVHSGN